One Cloacibacillus sp. genomic window, TTTGCACAGGCGCGCGGGCTTTCGGCGGTAAAGAGGCTTTTGTTTCATAAGATAGAATTGTTTCGCAAGTCGGAGGAGTATATCGAGGAGCACGTATATCCAAGGTTTATCCATGTCAATCCTGATACGGGAAAGCCGAAGGGGACGATTACCAATCTTGAGGCGCTGCTTAAGTGTAAGGATATATGGGTGGGCTATAACGAGATTAAGAAGGAGGAGATAATGAAGATACCAGGCCGGACGTACTGCCGTGACAACGCGGCTACTGCCGGCGTGGCTCATATCGCCTCTTTGTGTGCGCAATACGGGCTGCCGAAGGGCGACCTTGACCTTTTTCTTACTGAAATAGCGTCGCGCCATATTGTAAATCCCGTTCGTGATTATATCCTGTCGGAGCCGTGGGACGGCCAAAACCGGCTTCAGCTGGTTTATGACTCTATCTGCGCTGATGTGGATTTTCCGCGTGCTTTTAAAGAGACGCTTATCCGGCGCTGGCTGTTGGCTGGTGTGGCGGCAGCCTTTTCAAGGGGTGATTTTCGATGCCGCGGCGTTCTCGTTTTTCAAGGCGGGCAGGGAATAGGGAAGTCAACGTGGTTCCGTACTATCACGGGCAATTCTGAATGGTTCGGGGACGGCCAGTCTGTGAACCCCAGTCAGAAGGACGACGTTATGCCTGCGATACGCTGCTGGATAGTGGAGCTTGGGGAGCTGGAGGGGACGATGCGTAAGAGCGATATATCGAAGCTGAAAACTTTCCTCGCGGCGTCTACGGACGATATACGTGTGCCGTATGGCAGGCGTGTTTCAGCCTTTTCTCGCCGGACTATTTTCTGCGGCACGGTCAATCAACGCGAATTTCTTATGGACATAACTGGCAGCAGCCGTTTTTGGTGCATACCGACGGCGCGGATAGATATGTTGGACGCAGGTATGATCCAGCAGGTTTGGGCTGAGGTTTATGAGAGATATTTTCTTCTTCATCTGGAGCATAAGGATGACGTGCGTTTTCAATGGTGGCTTACGAAGGATGAGGAGGAGGAGCTGAAGCGCAGAAATGAGGAATTTGAGGCCACCGATCCCGTTGAAGAGAATATAAAGACAAAACTAAACTGGGAGGCTATGGATGCCACATGGGAGTGGCGTACCTGTACTGAGGTGCTTGTGGCGTGCGGGTATCCTTTACAGTCTATTACGCGGCCT contains:
- a CDS encoding VapE family protein → MLEKEAPKEGNFCVLSGFRNPNGTGVDIIPPTVEGSVLLCEGWATGVSLYEATGCVVSVSVDAGNLRPVLANLLEARPELDYVVAADNDRYKKKGNTGGRSAIKLWEEFGAPYAAPDFREDEELSDWNDFAQARGLSAVKRLLFHKIELFRKSEEYIEEHVYPRFIHVNPDTGKPKGTITNLEALLKCKDIWVGYNEIKKEEIMKIPGRTYCRDNAATAGVAHIASLCAQYGLPKGDLDLFLTEIASRHIVNPVRDYILSEPWDGQNRLQLVYDSICADVDFPRAFKETLIRRWLLAGVAAAFSRGDFRCRGVLVFQGGQGIGKSTWFRTITGNSEWFGDGQSVNPSQKDDVMPAIRCWIVELGELEGTMRKSDISKLKTFLAASTDDIRVPYGRRVSAFSRRTIFCGTVNQREFLMDITGSSRFWCIPTARIDMLDAGMIQQVWAEVYERYFLLHLEHKDDVRFQWWLTKDEEEELKRRNEEFEATDPVEENIKTKLNWEAMDATWEWRTCTEVLVACGYPLQSITRPMTMKTSEILTKLTGNKSVRRGIKGSRMFRVPPEITNTSNLYHV